A genome region from Macaca nemestrina isolate mMacNem1 chromosome 15, mMacNem.hap1, whole genome shotgun sequence includes the following:
- the LOC105470497 gene encoding collagen alpha-1(XX) chain: protein MGPGPSWEQPGILWGQRPVFQAWVPAEALVTGTSLQRPEWTSAPRREDWGPGRRRSPSTMSSRAPAHLGLGLCLWLWLSTTLGREQGPASGHLRLTVLPEDRLQMKWRESEGSGLGYLVQVQPMAGDSEQEVILTTKTPKATVGGLSPSKGYTLQIFELTGSGRFLLARREFVIEDLKSSSLDRNNQRPLSNGAPEPTPSLMGSPDPEQASEPRVAFVPSRDPPIPASPQFRCLPPVPADMVFLVDGSWSIGHSHFQQVKDFLASVIAPFEIGPDKVQVGLTQYSGDAQTEWNLNSFGTKEQVLAAVHRLRYKGGNTFTGLALTHVLGQNLQPAAGLRPEAAKVVILVTDGKSQDDVHTAAHVLKDLGVNIFAVGVKNADEAELRLLASPPRDITVHNVLDFLQLGALAGLLSRLICQRLQDGGPRRGPAAAAPALDTLPAPTGLVLSQVTSSSIHVSWTPAPRLPLKYLIVWRASRGGTPREVVVEGPAASAELHNLTSRTEYLVSVFPIYEGGVGEGLRGLVTTAPLSPPRALTLATVTPRTIHLTWQPSAGATHYLVRCSPASSKGEEEEQEVQVRRSEVLLDGLEPGRDYEISVQSLRGPESSEARGIRARTPVLPPPRHLGFSDVSHDTVRVIWEGAPRHVRLVRVTYVSSEGGHSGQTETPGNATSAVLGPLSSSTTYTVRVTCLYPGGGSSTLTGQVTTKKVPSPSQLSVTELPGDTVQLAWVAAAPSGVLVYQIKWTPLGEGKAHEISVPGNLGTAVLPGLGRHTEYDVTILAYYRDGARSDPVSLRYTPSTVNRSPPSNLALASETPDSLQVSWTPPRGRVLHYRLTYTPASGSGPEKSVSVPGPRSHVTLPDLQAATKYRVLVSAVYAAGRSEAVSATGQTAACPALRPDSSLPGFDLMVAFGLVEKAYASIRGVAMEPSAFGGTPTFTLFKDAQLTRRVSDVHPAPLPPEHTIVFLVRVLPETPREAFALWQMTAEDFQPVLGVLLDAGRKSLTYFHRDPRAALQEATFDPQEVRKIFFGSFHKVHVAVGRSKVRLYVDCRKVAERPLGEVGSAPSAGFITLGRLAKARGPRSSSAVFQLQTLQIVCSDTWADEDRCCELPASRDGETCPAFVSACSCSSETPGPPGPQDPPGLPGRNGTPGEQGFPGPRGEPGPPGQMGPEGPGGQQGSPGTQGRAVPGPVGPPGVKGEKGDHGLPGLQGHPGHQGIPGRVGLQGPKGMRGLEGTAGLPGPPGPRGFQGMAGARGTGGERGPPGAVGPTGLPGPKGERGEKGEPQSLATLYQLVSQACESAIQTHVSKFDSFHENTRPPMPILEQKLEPGTEPLGSPGTRSKALLPGEWRHGSRHLEGRGEPGAVGQTGSPGQQGG, encoded by the exons ATGGGGCCGGGTCCCAGCTGGGAGCAGCCCGGGATCCTGTGGGGTCAGAGGCCTGTTTTCCAGGCCTGGGTACCTGCTGAAGCTCTGGTTACTGGCACCAGTCTGCAAA GACCAGAGTGGACCAGCGCACCCAGGAGAGAGGACTGGGgtcctgggaggaggaggag CCCAAGCACCATGAGCTCCCGAGCCCCTGCACACCTCGGCCTCGGCCTCTGCCTCTGGCTGTGGCTGAGCACCACTCTGGGAAGAGAGCAAGGACCAG CAAGTGGCCACCTGAGGCTGACTGTGCTGCCTGAGGACCGGCTACAGATGAAGTGGAGAGAGTCGGAGGGGAGCGGCCTCGGCTACCTGGTGCAGGTGCAGCCCATGGCAG gggactcggaaCAGGAGGTGATACTGACCACCAAGACCCCTAAGGCCACAGTGGGGGGCCTGAGCCCCTCCAAGGGCTACACCTTGCAGATCTTCGAGCTCACTGGCTCTGGGCGCTTCCTGCTGGCTCGGAGGGAGTTTGTGA TTGAGGATCTGAAGAGTAGCTCCTTGGACAGGAACAACCAGAGACCTCTCAGCAATGGAGCCCCGGAGCCCACCCCCTCCCTCATGGGGAGCCCAGACCCTGAGCAGGCTTCCGAGCCCCGAGTTGCCTTTGTGCCAAGCCGGGATCCGCCCATTCCTG CCAGCCCCCAGTTCCGCTGCCTACCCCCTGTGCCTGCTGACATGGTCTTCCTGGTGGACGGGTCCTGGAGCATCGGCCACAGTCACTTTCAGCAGGTCAAGGACTTCCTGGCCAGCGTCATTGCACCCTTTGAAATCGGGCCGGATAAGGTCCAAGTAG GCCTGACTCAGTACAGCGGCGATGCCCAGACTGAGTGGAACCTGAACTCCTTCGGCACCAAGGAGCAGGTGCTGGCAGCTGTGCACCGCCTCCGCTACAAGGGGGGGAACACGTTCACAG GCCTCGCCCTGACCCATGTGCTGGGGCAGAACCTGCAGCCGGCGGCCGGCCTCCGTCCAGAGGCGGCCAAGGTGGTGATTCTGGTGACGGACGGCAAGTCCCAGGACGATGTGCACACTGCTGCTCATGTCCTCAAGGACCTGGGCGTGAACATCTTCGCTGTGG GTGTGAAGAACGCCGATGAGGCTGAGCTGAGGCTCCTGGCGTCCCCGCCGCGGGACATCACCGTCCACAACGTGCTGGACTTCCTGCAGCTTGGCGCACTGGCTGGCCTGCTCAGCCGCCTCATCTGCCAGAGGCTGCAGGATGGGGGCCCACGGCGGGGCCCAG cAGCAGCGGCTCCAGCCCTGGacaccctccccgcccccaccggCCTGGTCCTGAGCCAGGTGACCTCCTCCAGCATCCACGTGTCCTGGACTCCAGCCCCCCGGCTCCCCCTCAAGTATCTGATTGTTTGGCGAGCCTCCAGAGGTGGCACCCCCAGGGAG GTGGTGGTGGAGGGGCCTGCCGCCTCCGCAGAGCTGCACAACCTGACCTCCCGCACGGAGTACCTGGTCTCCGTGTTCCCCATCTACGAGGGCGGGGTTGGCGAGGGCCTGCGGGGCCTGGTGACCACAG CACCTCTGTCTCCGCCCCGGGCGCTGACCCTGGCCACAGTGACTCCCAGAACCATCCACCTCACCTGGCAGCCCTCGGCCGGGGCCACCCACTACCTGGTGCGATGCTCACCTGCTTCCTCcaagggtgaggaggaggagcaagag GTGCAGGTGAGGCGGTCCGAGGTGCTGCTGGATGGCCTGGAACCAGGCAGGGACTATGAGATCTCGGTGCAGAGCCTGCGAGGCCCTGAGAGCAGCGAGGCCCGGGGCATCCGTGCCAGGACCC CCGTCCTGCCCCCCCCGAGACACCTGGGCTTCTCAGACGTGAGCCACGACACAGTGCGAGTGATCTGGGAGGGCGCCCCAAGGCATGTGCGCCTGGTCAGGGTCACCTATGTCTCCAGCGAGGGTGGACACTCGGGGCAG ACAGAGACTCCTGGGAATGCCACCTCGGCCGTGCTGGGGCCCCTCTCTTCCTCCACCACCTACACTGTCCGCGTCACCTGCCTCTACCCTGGGGGTGGCTCCTCTACGTTGACTGGCCAGGTCACCACCA AGAAAGTTCCCAGCCCAAGCCAGCTGTCCGTGACGGAGCTGCCAGGGGACACAGTCCAGCTGGCATGGGTGGCCGCAGCCCCATCTGGGGTGCTTGTCTACCAGATCAAGTGGACGCCCCTGGGAGAGGGGAAGGCTCACGAG ATCTCTGTCCCAGGGAACCTCGGCACGGCCGTCCTGCCTGGCCTAGGGAGGCACACGGAGTATGACGTCACCATCCTGGCCTACTACAGGGATGGCGCCCGCAGTGACCCTGTGTCCCTCCGCTATACCCCGT CCACAGTGAACAGGAGCCCCCCCTCCAACCTGGCCCTGGCCTCGGAGACCCCCGACAGCCTGCAGGTCAGCTGGACACCCCCACGTGGCCGTGTGCTCCACTACCGGCTCACCTACACGCCCGCCTCTGGCTCAGGACCCGAGAAATCC GTCTCCGTGCCAGGACCCAGGAGCCACGTGACACTCCCCGACCTGCAGGCAGCCACCAAGTACAGGGTCCTGGTCTCAGCTGTCTACGCAGCAGGCAGGAGTGAGGCTGTGTCTGCCACCGGCCAGACAG cagcctgcCCAGCCCTCCGCCCGGACAGCTCCCTCCCAG GGTTTGACCTGATGGTGGCCTTCGGCCTGGTGGAAAAGGCTTACGCTTCCATCCGGGGCGTGGCCATGGAGCCCTCTGCCTTCGGTGGGACCCCAACCTTCACGCTTTTCAAGGACGCCCAGCTGACAAGACGGGTCAG tGACGTCCACCCAGCCCCGCTCCCTCCAGAGCACACCATCGTCTTCCTTGTGCGCGTGCTTCCCGAGACGCCCCGTGAGGCCTTTGCGCTGTGGCAGATGACGGCCGAGGACTTCCAGCCCGTCCTCGGGGTTCTGCTGGACG CCGGGAGGAAGTCCCTGACCTACTTCCACCGCGACCCCAGGGCTGCCTTGCAGGAGGCCACCTTCGACCCGCAGGAAGTGAGGAAGATTTTCTTCGGGAGCTTCCACAAG GTGCACGTGGCTGTGGGCCGCTCCAAGGTCAGGCTCTATGTGGACTGCCGAAAGGTGGCTGAGCGGCCCCTCGGGGAGGTGGGCAGCGCACCCTCTGCCGGCTTCATCACACTGGGGAGGCTGGCCAAGGCCAGGGGCCCCCGGAGCAGCTCAGCCGTG TTTCAGCTCCAGACACTGCAGATCGTGTGCAGTGACACCTGGGCCGACGAGGACCGGTGCTGTGAGCTCCCTGCCTCG AGGGATGGAGAGACCTGCCCGGCCTTCGTGTCTGCCTGCTCCTGTTCCTCAGAGACCCCTGGGCCCCCAGGGCCCCAGGACCCCCCA GGCCTCCCTGGGAGGAACGGCACTCCGGGAGAGCAGGGCTTCCCCGGGCCCAGG GGAGAGCCCGGGCCACCCGGACAGATGGGACCAGAAGGTCCTGGAGGCCAGCAGGGGTCACCGGGGACCCAAGGCCGCGCAGTCCCAGGGCCTGTG GGTCCACCAGGGgtcaaaggagagaaaggagaccATGGGCTCCCAGGCTTGCAG GGCCACCCCGGCCACCAGGGCATCCCCGGGAGAGTTGGCCTCCAGGGACCAAAG GGAATGAGAGGCCTGGAGGGAACTGCTGGCCTGCCCGGACCCCCTGGCCCCAGG